A region from the Indicator indicator isolate 239-I01 chromosome 4, UM_Iind_1.1, whole genome shotgun sequence genome encodes:
- the GEMIN2 gene encoding gem-associated protein 2: MEASLEELMPRLLPVDDCDLAEDFDPTVPPRTPQEYLKRVQIEAARCPEVVVAQIDPKKLRKKQTVNVSISGCQPAPEGYSPTLKWQQQQVANFSAVRQSLTKHRNHWRSHHLDSNVSMPQSEDEEGWKKFCLGERVYSEIDALSDNENLGVDYIKVGFPPLLSIVSRMNQATVTNVLEYLISWFGEKKFTPELGRWLYALLACLEKPLLPEAHSLIRQLARRCSEVRVLEENKNEEQISALNLIICLVSRYFDQRDLADEPS; this comes from the exons ATGGAGGCGAGCTTGGAGGAGCTAATGCCACGGCTGCTTCCCGTGGATGACTGTGACTTGGCCGAGGATTTCGACCCTACGGTGCCTCCCCGGACACCCCAGGAGTATCTGAAGCGCGTCCA gATTGAAGCAGCTCGATGCCCAGAGGTGGTAGTGGCGCAAATAGACCCCAAAAAATTGAGAAAGAAGCAGACAGTAAACGTTTCA ATTTCCGGATGTCAGCCTGCTCCTGAAGGATATTCTCCAACACTGAAATGGCAACAGCAGCAAGTGGCCAATTTCTCAGCCGTTCGTCAG AGCCTGACCAAGCACAGAAATCACTGGCGGTCACATCATTTGGACAGCAATGTCAGCATG CCACAATCAGAGGAtgaagaaggctggaagaaatTCTGCCTGGGTGAAAGAGTATACTCAGAAATAGATGCACTATCTGATAATGAAAATCTAGGAGTTGATTACATAAAG gtggGCTTTCCCCCTTTGCTAAGTATTGTAAGCAGAATGAATCAG GCCACAGTAACCAATGTCTTAGAATACCTGATAAGCTGGTTTGGAGAGAAAAAATTTACTCCAGAACtg GGTAGATGGCTTTATGCACTGTTGGCCTGCCTTGAAAAACCTTTGCTACCTGAGGCTCACTCCCTTATTCGACAGCTGGCAAGAAGATGCTCAGAAGTCAGAGTACTAGAG GAAAACAAGAATGAAGAACAGATATCAGCACTGAACTTGATAATCTGCTTAGTTAGCAG GTACTTTGATCAACGTGACTTGGCTGATGAGCCTTCCTAG